One genomic region from Rhinoraja longicauda isolate Sanriku21f chromosome 34, sRhiLon1.1, whole genome shotgun sequence encodes:
- the LOC144609545 gene encoding schwannomin-interacting protein 1-like isoform X3: MQRLVSWPRADSTAWRAMGETMGCASRFHNRMNLQLCFINDSSSESDPEDEGQRSPADPPPQGPVLSGCRGALEREARLGLALVRGQLEQEQRRRRESRNNGLGPGVGVERALEHGDLLDMSLVHVQQLQVNILSQIHHFNGQLMELLESRDDLRTEQDAMLVEIGDLTH, encoded by the exons ATGCAGCGCCTGGTGTCGTGGCCGCGGGCGGACAGCACGGCCTGGAGAGCGATGGGGGAGACCATGGGGTGTGCGtcacg GTTCCACAACCGGATGAACCTTCAGCTCTGCTTCATCAACGACAGCAGCAGCGAGAGTGACCCCGAGGATGAGGGGCAAAGGTCACCAGCCGACCCCCCGCCCCAG GGGCCGGTGTTGTCCGGGTGCCGCGGGGCGCTGGAGCGCGAGGCACGGCTCGGCCTGGCGTTGGTGCGGGGACAACTGGAGCAGGAACAACGGCGGCGCAGAGAGAGTCGCAACAACGGCCTG GGTCCGGGCGTGGGTGTAGAGCGGGCCCTGGAGCACGGAGATCTGCTGGACATGTCCCTGGTCCATGTGCAGCAACTGCAGGTCAACATCCTCTCCCAGATACACC ACTTCAACGGGCAGCTGATGGAGTTGTTGGAGAGCCGGGATGACCTGAGGACAGAGCAGGACGCCATGTTGGTGGAAATTGgagacctgacccactga
- the LOC144609509 gene encoding P2Y purinoceptor 3-like — translation MLENGSEAAFGNGSGREPGRLGPTGSCNNDESYKYVFLPVCYTYTCVLSLALNSIILCSILKRRKEWNCSLIYMFNLALTDFMYGLSLPVLIASYIMHDVWVFGDFTCRLVRFLFYFNLYCSISFLTCISFHRYLGICHPMRTITMETKKTARLVCVLVWLVVLGLTSPIFHFAKTADSHNATNCWDDALDTEYPHYVPYGIILHSVGFFLPFSIIAWCYSRVIKTIFKTINNQEFKSAAPGLEKRRKSIKTILTITLLFALCFLPFHITKTIFLINKAVPNVACTTKRVITICYKVTRPLASFNAWLNALLYFLTKDKWPQNCLKPKKNDDSKSSWNIFKPFNHLTSPA, via the coding sequence ATGTTGGAGAATGGGTCGGAGGCGGCGTTTGGGAACGGCTCGGGCCGGGAGCCGGGGCGGCTGGGCCCCACGGGCTCCTGCAACAATGACGAGTCGTACAAGTACGTCTTCCTGCCGGTGTGCTACACCTACACCTGCGTGCTCAGCCTGGCCCTCAACTCCATCATCCTCTGCAGCATCCTGAAACGCCGCAAGGAGTGGAACTGCTCGCTGATCTACATGTTCAACCTGGCCCTGACGGACTTCATGTACGGCCTCTCCCTGCCCGTCCTCATCGCCAGCTACATCATGCACGACGTCTGGGTCTTCGGCGACTTCACCTGCCGCCTGGTCCGCTTCCTCTTCTACTTCAACCTCTACTGCAGCATCTCCTTCCTCACCTGCATCAGCTTCCACCGCTACCTGGGCATCTGCCACCCCATGAGGACCATCACCATGGAGACCAAGAAGACGGCACGCCTGGTGTGCGTGCTGGTCTGGCTGGTGGTGCTAGGCCTCACCAGCCCCATCTTCCACTTCGCGAAGACGGCCGACAGTCACAACGCCACCAACTGCTGGGATGATGCCCTGGACACCGAGTACCCCCACTACGTCCCGTATGGCATCATCCTCCACTCCGTTGGCTTCTTCCTGCCCTTCTCCATCATCGCCTGGTGCTACTCCCGCGTGATCAAGACCATCTTCAAGACCATCAACAACCAGGAGTTCAAGTCGGCCGCCCCGGGGCTGGAGAAGAGGCGCAAGTCCATCAAGACCATTCTCACCATCACCCTGCTCTTCGCCCTCTGCTTCCTGCCCTTCCACATCACCAAGACCATCTTCCTCATCAACAAGGCCGTGCCCAACGTGGCCTGCACCACCAAGCGGGTGATCACCATCTGCTACAAGGTCACCCGCCCGCTGGCCAGCTTCAACGCCTGGCTCAACGCCCTCCTCTACTTCCTCACCAAGGACAAGTGGCCCCAGAACTGCCTGAAGCCCAAGAAGAACGACGACTCCAAGTCCTCGTGGAACATCTTCAAGCCCTTCAACCACCTGACGTCGCCGGCCTGA